GTTGACGTATGTGTGTTTCATCCTGTCTCTGTTGCATGCACACTCTGAAATGTTGCTGTCATTTCCTGGAGCTGACAACCGAGAAAACAGCTGCTTATCATCCTCTGGCGTCTTCTGTCCAGTAGCACAGCAACACATCATCCTTTTCAACCTATATTCTTGCTGTTGTCGTCAGACAtatgatgtttattttccttctttaatCCATAACACACAGCAGCCACCTCCACATCACCACCCAGTCTGTGTGGTATCTTCATATCTatcattttttcccctctaaatCATCTAAGAACCATCTCATCACTAATGCCTGCACTCTTTTGGACTCTTTCTGGAACAGGACTTGGtgatatggtaaaaaaaacattatcataaaatgttttcaaatgaccaacaatatcatgataatatcagaTAATTAAAGACTGAGTTTTGCATGTATAGAAGAAAATAGAATGTCCTCTTAGATAAGAATATTAAGCGTCCTCATAAAGATCGGTTCTGATACTTGAATGCAGATTTTAGCCTTGTGTAAAGACAGTGAGAACAGATGTATGTTGTGTGCTGTGAGCTCGTACCTCTCCACACACTCTGCCAGCAGGCCAGCGGTTGACAGAGCGGTTTGGACGTGCGACAGCCACTTTGAATTCTCCAGCTTACTGAGCCAACGGTCCATATTATGGGATTCATCGCCACAGGCCTCGACCAGCTTAATCAGACTCTCCTGCAGGGCTTTAcctctgtttcacacacacacacgggtcacAGAGGTTAATTTGGTCATTCGGCTCAATATCATTAAAAAGGGGGAATCTGCTAACACACACCTTTCCATCTGTCTGTGCAGTCGCTTCCAGTTATTGTAGCACGACTTGGACTCAAAGCCTCCGCCTGTCATGCGGGCCTGCTGAGCCTGCTGACTCGAGCGTGTGTCGATAATGTAACCTTTGTCTGAGGTGTCGATCACAGCCTGGAGGAGGAGCTCATCTTCTCTGCAGCGCTTCCTGTTGGCTCCTGTCAGTGGCTGACTGCTGCGCATGATGACCTGAAAATGCATAGTTTTGTTAGAAAACGGTTAGTTGTCCTAGACCAACTAGGTTTGCAGGAAACTCCAGAATTCAGAGACTTCACTTGGACTTGAACCTTTTGACTTGAAAAGACTTACTACTTTCCCCCAGAACCCAAAGATTAAAAGTATGTCATTAAGGAGCGCTCTGTATCTTTcattgtgtatatgtgtttgtcTATTAGTGATGAGTGGATCTTTATACTCTAAAATCGATtaataaaatcacaatattGATGCGTTTGATACTTCAGTCATTTGAGGTAAAGTATATCATTAATAGGAACACAGTGGAAAGTTAATAAACTATTGAGATCTTGTCTAAATGATACGCGGTTGGTAGGAACTACTTTTTCTTCCACTTGGGCAAGTGCATAATggataaaaaataacattgtatctataaaattattatttataatcagTCTAATTTGCGGTTAAAAACTgttaaattaatgtttttaaatgaagtgtaTGATtgtgtcctctgtttgtttttatataaataaataaataaataaataaatactttttcttaaaatgtaCACATGTAAAAGTGTATTTGCATAAAGTATCTTATCGGTATCGCGATACCAGCCTGAATTTGACTCAGTATCGGATTGAAAAGGAAATCGGTGGTATCGAACGTTACTATCGTCTGTGCGTGTTCTACGTCCAATCAAATGAGCTGTTTTGATTCGACAGCATCCATCCAATCAAATTGCAGGACAACCAACGAACAGGAAGTGTCAAACAACGCGCCGCCGGTTAGCTAAAATTATAGCGAAGACAGTTTCGTTcgagtataaaaaaaaaactacgaggtatttaacaaaaaaataataattacagtatGAAAAACATGCGGGTAGAGGATTACAGACGCAGCTAAACAACTTCCGACTGCGTTCGACATTTGAAGTCGCACAAAGAAGAACGGTAAGTTATGAATGAAAGCTAACGTTACTAAGCTAAGTAACTTAGCTGTGAGGCTGTAAACTCACTGTTCTCTGTACTGGGGCTGCGTTGTGTGTGCGTCTGCCCTCATAAAACCACATTTCATAAATCACCAATTATTCCTTAAACGCAAAATAAGTTTTACAATATACATGATAACGTAATGTTTaccacacgcgcgcacacacacacacacacactatgagaTGAGGTAAATACAGGACAGGACAGAAACTGCTATGAAACGAGTTAAAATGCAATTATATGCCATAGAAATACAATGTTAGCACTTTTGTACAAATAATtactgttttcaaatgtctatTCTTTaaaggagttttttttaaatgaagaatatTCTTGCAAAATATGAGttgaatgttaaaaaatgactgGTTAGTAGTACAATTAGGAAGTGCAAGGtcagcaccttttttttctgcaatttCAATTGCTCttgttataataaatatatatgtaaataagaGGATAAGGATGTAgttggacacacacatgctgcaggAGAGCATCGTACCACGCCGTTCTTTTGGTGGTAGTAGCACAGCACCGGGAAGCGTCCTCCCTGTCTGAACTTGGCCACTTTGACCAGCATGTCATCGTTCACATCCTTAGGAACGATGACAGCTGTGGTGTAGCTGGGACACACTGAGTATTCTCTGTTCACACTGCTCAGTCTCCAGCTGTCATGCTgcaaacagaggagagagagagagagaaataacaaacatttcatttggtCACATTGGTCACTGTAGATAGAtcatttaaaactgcatttgaCATATGTCTTTAATCAAATGTTATGGTTCACAAAGCAGACAAAGCCCCGTCCGTTTCCTCTGAAGTCAACCTGATGACAAGTACAGATATCTTCCATGTTCAGGGGAATAGTGTGCCTACAGAACACACGGAACAATGTTCCGCCCCTCACCGTGGCAACGCGCTAATCCCAGAGGAAGATGCCTCTTGCTTAAACATGAATTCAAGCTGTGTGCAGCACTCTAGAGTTAaggggaaaacaaatgaaagctAAGCAACAGGGATATCCTGAATGTCGACCCCCTGCATTCATGCTTTCCTGTAATTTTCCCATCATGTGGGTGTGGGTGGTGACCATTGTTGTTTAAAGGTTATGAGTGagcatgtgtgcatgttctcaTACAGAGTTTTATGTTACTTACGAGCTCCTTCGTGTGACTGAAATACTTCTCAGGGGATGAGAGACCCCAGGGTTCCTGCAGGCTGAGATCAGGGGGTCTGTAAAAGAACGGATACGTCTCAGACACGCGGTCCAGACACGACAGGGTCTGCAGGGAGTGAGAGGGAGGTTATTGTAAGACATTGAAATAGAGATTGTTATCAGATTTTCAAGCAGGCATGACGGAGAAGAGGACGCGTGAGGCGTGATGTACACAGAGAAATAATGTGATTATCTACAGTATTATTATACCTCAATAGAGTGTGCGATGTTGAGACACTGCTCCATGCCTGGGATGTCGAGCTGGAGCACTCGCAAATCTTTACACTTGAGGGTTAATGTCCCTGAGGATCCAGatatcctacacacacacacacacacaaaccattaTGAATCTCAGAATACAGTGGAAATAGAAGCATACGTCCAGAAAGTTGGACTTGCAGCTAAATATCAAGCCATCAGCTTTGACGAGGCCGCGCAGCAACAGACTGATAATAGCAAGCAACTCACAacatgagcgtgtgtgtgtgtgtgtgtctgtgagagagagTTGCTGCAATCTTGTTGGCAAATTTCCTTCTGCAGCACTGAAAGCAgcacagagaataaaaaaagaaactggagGAGCGGCAACACAAATGTTGTCCAACCTTTCACTGCGGCCTGAGAAGGGGCCGGAATAGCCCCAGAGATTTTCCACACTGGTTAAAAAGATTTGAGgaataatgtcattaaaaagtGTGGGGAATCATTCACATG
This genomic interval from Solea solea chromosome 18, fSolSol10.1, whole genome shotgun sequence contains the following:
- the zgc:154055 gene encoding myotubularin-related protein 9-like isoform X1, which translates into the protein MEFSEHIKTANVENVVLRQPLHPPSRGTLCVTGHHLLFSEREEGSGRQVLLLLRNIDATEKSVENLWGYSGPFSGRSERISGSSGTLTLKCKDLRVLQLDIPGMEQCLNIAHSIETLSCLDRVSETYPFFYRPPDLSLQEPWGLSSPEKYFSHTKELHDSWRLSSVNREYSVCPSYTTAVIVPKDVNDDMLVKVAKFRQGGRFPVLCYYHQKNGVVIMRSSQPLTGANRKRCREDELLLQAVIDTSDKGYIIDTRSSQQAQQARMTGGGFESKSCYNNWKRLHRQMERGKALQESLIKLVEACGDESHNMDRWLSKLENSKWLSHVQTALSTAGLLAECVERDGHSVLVHGSEGTDSTLLISTLAQLIMDPCCRTMEGFLALLEREWVQAGHPFQQRCAHSAYSHTRLQQESPVFLLLLDCVWQLWRQFPLALGFSETLLLRLATEAYASDYGTFLCNSDQERCLLEVKKKTHCLFQALLRPKEREIYSNPLYEHTELAIWPSVHPQSLQLWKGFFLRWTQQTRHLEEAQEEIRNMVIEWGRLVLS